From the genome of Chionomys nivalis chromosome 19, mChiNiv1.1, whole genome shotgun sequence, one region includes:
- the LOC130862301 gene encoding zinc finger protein 431-like → MVNYERLSSNKEVWHSVNAVTYDDVHVNFTQEEWALLDPSQKNLYEDVMLETFRNLTTIGYNWEVHAIEEHSQSSRRHGR, encoded by the exons ATGGTGAACTATGAGCGTCTGTCATCAAACAAGGAAGTTTGGCACTCCGTG aatgcagtgacctatgatgatgtgcatgtGAACTTCACTCAGGAAGAGTGGGctttgctggatccttcccagaagaatctctacgaagatgtgatgctggaaacCTTCAGGAACCTCACTACTATTG GCTACAATTGGGAAGTTCATGCTATTGAAGAGCATTCTCAAAGTTCTAGAAGACATGGCAGGTAA